From the genome of Acipenser ruthenus chromosome 14, fAciRut3.2 maternal haplotype, whole genome shotgun sequence, one region includes:
- the LOC117419440 gene encoding EF-hand calcium-binding domain-containing protein 10-like isoform X2, which produces MAKCKFDSRCRTPERPCEFLITQLERLKLARTTSRDYPCLFNESNLEAIFGILDPTRQGYITVGQYKEALNTIGLKQFVAFPQGADCNRITLETFKKETKDGLIKSSATFKS; this is translated from the exons atggcaaagtgcaaatttgatagtcggtgcagaacgccag AAAGACCCTGTGAGTTTTTGATAACTCAACTTGAGAGGCTGAAATTAGCCAGAACAACATCTAGGGATTATCCTTGTCTATTTAATGAATCAAATTTAGAGGCTATTTTTGGAATACTGGATCCCACAAGGCAAGGATATATTACTGTTGGCCAGTATAAAGAAG cgcTGAATACCATAGGGTTAAAACAGTTTGTTGCATTTCCACAAGGAGCAGATTGCAACAGAATAACACTGGAAACATTCAAGAAAGAAAC gaaGGATGGATTAATAAAGTCTTCTGCCACTTTTAAATCATGA
- the LOC117419440 gene encoding EF-hand calcium-binding domain-containing protein 10-like isoform X1, with product MATSRELEANNYLEKHKILEFMDNLTSMLFFHRPERPCEFLITQLERLKLARTTSRDYPCLFNESNLEAIFGILDPTRQGYITVGQYKEALNTIGLKQFVAFPQGADCNRITLETFKKETKDGLIKSSATFKS from the exons ATGGCGACATCTCGGGAACTGGAAGCAAATAATTATCTGGAGAAACATAAAATATTAGAATTTATGGATAATCTTACTAGTATGCTCTTCTTCCACAGACCAG AAAGACCCTGTGAGTTTTTGATAACTCAACTTGAGAGGCTGAAATTAGCCAGAACAACATCTAGGGATTATCCTTGTCTATTTAATGAATCAAATTTAGAGGCTATTTTTGGAATACTGGATCCCACAAGGCAAGGATATATTACTGTTGGCCAGTATAAAGAAG cgcTGAATACCATAGGGTTAAAACAGTTTGTTGCATTTCCACAAGGAGCAGATTGCAACAGAATAACACTGGAAACATTCAAGAAAGAAAC gaaGGATGGATTAATAAAGTCTTCTGCCACTTTTAAATCATGA